A genomic window from Gymnodinialimonas ceratoperidinii includes:
- a CDS encoding urease subunit gamma, with the protein MQLSPREKDKLLIAMAAEVARKRLARGVKLNHPEAIALITDAVVEGARDGRSVADIMEAGGHVITRDQCMEGIAEMIHDVQVEATFPDGTKLVTVHNPIR; encoded by the coding sequence ATGCAACTCAGTCCACGCGAGAAGGACAAACTGCTGATCGCCATGGCCGCGGAGGTGGCGCGCAAACGGTTGGCGCGCGGCGTCAAGCTGAACCACCCCGAGGCCATCGCGCTGATCACCGACGCCGTTGTCGAAGGGGCACGCGATGGGCGGTCTGTCGCCGACATAATGGAGGCCGGGGGCCATGTCATCACCCGCGACCAATGCATGGAGGGCATCGCCGAGATGATCCACGACGTGCAGGTCGAAGCCACCTTTCCGGACGGCACCAAGCTGGTCACCGTCCACAATCCCATCCGCTGA
- the ureC gene encoding urease subunit alpha, with the protein MPVEIPRPQYAAMYGPTTGDRLRLADTDLIIEVERDLTRYGEEVKFGGGKVIRDGMGQSQTTRAQGAVDTVITNALIVDHSGIYKADVALKDGLIHAIGKAGNPDTQSGVDIVVGPGTEVIAGEGRILTAGGMDSHIHFICPQQMEDSLHSGVTTCFGGGTGPAHGTLATTCTPGPWHIGRMLQSFDGITMNIGLSGKGNASRPEALVEMVQGGACALKLHEDWGTTPAAIDCCLSVANDMDVQVMIHTDTLNESGFVEHTVGAMKGRTIHAFHTEGAGGGHAPDIIKICGDANVLPSSTNPTRPFTANTLEEHLDMLMVCHHLDKSIPEDIAFAESRIRRETIAAEDILHDLGAFSIIASDSQAMGRVGEVLIRTWQTADKMKKQRGALPEETGDNDNMRVRRYIAKYTINPAIAQGVSHVLGDISVGKRADLVLWDPAFFGVKPEMVLMGGCIVVAQMGDPNASIPTPQPVYTRRMFGAFGSARQHTSVSFISQAAQANGLRETLGLAKQTLAVRNTRAIGKADMILNDALPEIEVHPETYEVRADGQLLTCQPADVLPMAQRYFLF; encoded by the coding sequence ATGCCGGTCGAAATTCCCCGCCCGCAATATGCTGCCATGTACGGCCCGACAACCGGCGACAGGCTGCGCCTCGCCGATACGGACCTGATCATCGAAGTCGAACGCGACCTGACGCGCTACGGGGAAGAGGTGAAGTTCGGCGGCGGCAAGGTGATCCGCGACGGCATGGGGCAGAGCCAGACCACCCGCGCGCAGGGTGCCGTGGATACCGTGATCACCAATGCGCTGATCGTGGATCATTCCGGCATTTACAAGGCCGATGTGGCGCTCAAGGACGGGCTGATCCACGCGATCGGCAAGGCGGGCAATCCGGACACGCAGAGCGGCGTGGATATCGTCGTCGGCCCCGGCACCGAAGTCATCGCAGGTGAGGGGCGCATCCTTACGGCGGGCGGCATGGACAGCCACATCCATTTCATCTGCCCGCAGCAGATGGAGGACTCGCTGCATTCTGGCGTCACCACCTGTTTCGGCGGCGGAACGGGCCCGGCCCACGGAACGCTGGCGACGACCTGCACGCCGGGACCGTGGCACATCGGCCGGATGCTGCAATCTTTCGACGGCATCACGATGAATATCGGCCTCTCGGGCAAGGGCAACGCCAGCCGACCCGAGGCGCTGGTCGAGATGGTGCAAGGCGGCGCCTGCGCCCTGAAGCTGCACGAGGATTGGGGGACCACGCCTGCCGCGATCGACTGCTGCCTGTCGGTCGCGAACGATATGGACGTTCAGGTGATGATCCACACCGACACCCTGAACGAGAGCGGCTTCGTGGAGCATACCGTGGGCGCCATGAAGGGCCGCACCATCCACGCCTTCCACACCGAGGGCGCGGGCGGAGGCCATGCGCCGGACATCATCAAGATCTGCGGTGATGCGAACGTATTGCCCTCCTCCACCAACCCGACGCGGCCCTTCACCGCCAACACGCTGGAGGAACACCTCGACATGCTGATGGTGTGCCACCACCTCGACAAGTCGATCCCCGAGGATATCGCCTTCGCCGAGAGCCGCATCCGGCGCGAGACCATCGCCGCCGAGGACATTCTCCACGATCTCGGTGCCTTCTCGATCATCGCCTCCGACAGTCAGGCCATGGGCCGGGTGGGCGAGGTGCTGATCCGCACCTGGCAGACCGCCGACAAGATGAAGAAGCAGCGCGGCGCCCTGCCCGAGGAAACCGGCGACAACGACAATATGCGCGTGCGGCGCTACATTGCGAAATACACGATCAACCCGGCGATTGCCCAAGGGGTCAGCCACGTGTTGGGCGATATCAGCGTCGGCAAACGCGCCGATCTGGTGTTGTGGGACCCGGCGTTTTTCGGTGTTAAGCCCGAGATGGTCCTGATGGGCGGATGCATCGTGGTGGCACAGATGGGCGATCCCAACGCCTCCATCCCGACGCCGCAACCCGTCTACACAAGACGGATGTTCGGCGCCTTTGGCTCCGCGCGCCAGCATACTTCCGTCAGCTTCATCTCGCAGGCAGCGCAGGCCAATGGTCTGCGCGAGACGCTCGGACTGGCCAAGCAAACCCTCGCGGTCAGGAACACGCGCGCCATCGGCAAGGCCGACATGATTCTGAACGACGCGCTGCCTGAGATCGAGGTGCATCCCGAAACCTACGAGGTCCGTGCCGATGGGCAACTTCTCACCTGCCAACCCGCTGACGTCCTGCCGATGGCGCAGCGCTACTTCCTGTTCTGA
- a CDS encoding urease subunit beta: MIPGEVLPAEGTITLNAGAEALTLIVANTGDRPVQVGSHYHFAETNPALAFDREAARGRRLDIAAGTAVRFEPGQRREVQLIPIGGRRHVYGFNAQIMGAL; this comes from the coding sequence ATGATCCCCGGAGAGGTATTGCCCGCCGAGGGGACCATCACCCTCAACGCCGGGGCCGAAGCGCTCACGCTGATCGTGGCCAACACCGGGGACCGGCCCGTGCAAGTGGGCAGCCATTACCACTTCGCCGAAACCAACCCGGCTCTGGCGTTTGACCGCGAGGCTGCGCGCGGCAGGCGGCTCGACATCGCGGCCGGAACGGCGGTGCGGTTCGAGCCGGGCCAGCGGCGCGAGGTCCAGCTGATCCCCATCGGGGGGCGCCGACACGTCTATGGTTTCAACGCGCAGATCATGGGAGCGCTGTAG
- a CDS encoding urease accessory protein UreD, which translates to MQPRAIGSAALSVRAGITGRTQIANLRQAGATKLVFPRSYGRGTEAVMVNTAGGVTGGDRFDLDVCVEEDAALTLTTQAAERAYQAQPGEVGHISTRLTVRNGACLNWLPQELILFDRCNLRRRLEISLDTEARLLMVEPFAFGRTAMGESLREVAFQDRIRILRAGRPLYLDGMDLHGDVAAHLQKAATANGATAMASVVMVAPDVSRHVPDLRAMLPETAGVSPLTEDVLVLRLLAPDSLGLRRVLIPVLERLSGNNLPMSWRL; encoded by the coding sequence GTGCAACCTCGGGCCATTGGTTCGGCGGCGCTGTCGGTCCGCGCTGGCATCACGGGACGGACGCAGATCGCGAACCTGCGTCAGGCGGGGGCTACGAAACTGGTCTTTCCAAGATCCTACGGGCGCGGCACCGAGGCCGTGATGGTGAACACGGCAGGCGGCGTGACGGGCGGCGATCGTTTCGATCTGGATGTCTGCGTCGAGGAAGATGCGGCGCTGACCCTTACCACGCAGGCAGCCGAGCGCGCCTATCAGGCTCAACCCGGTGAGGTCGGGCATATCTCGACGCGATTGACCGTCCGGAATGGCGCGTGCCTCAACTGGTTGCCGCAAGAGCTGATCCTCTTTGACCGCTGCAATCTGCGGCGTCGGTTGGAGATTTCTCTCGATACCGAAGCACGCCTGCTGATGGTCGAGCCTTTCGCCTTTGGTCGTACCGCCATGGGTGAAAGCTTGAGAGAGGTCGCCTTCCAAGACCGGATCAGGATCCTCCGCGCGGGGCGGCCTCTCTACCTTGATGGCATGGATTTGCACGGCGACGTGGCTGCGCACCTGCAGAAAGCCGCGACCGCGAATGGCGCCACGGCGATGGCGTCCGTGGTGATGGTCGCGCCCGACGTCAGCCGACACGTGCCGGACCTCAGGGCCATGTTGCCAGAGACCGCAGGGGTGAGCCCTTTGACCGAAGACGTGCTCGTCCTGCGCCTCCTCGCGCCTGACAGCTTGGGCCTTCGCCGCGTGTTGATCCCCGTGCTGGAGCGCCTTTCCGGGAACAATCTGCCGATGTCATGGAGACTTTGA